TTTCGGATTTAATTGAAAGAATGAATAAGAAGGATGATATACAGGAATGTAATACCTATATCCGTAAAGAGAGTACTCGGTTGTTAAATATGGTTGAGGATTTGTTACAGACCTCACTGATTGGTGATGAGGCTTGGCGTATCAAGCTGGAGTGTACTGATTTAGGGGCTGTCATTATGGATAGTCTACGTATCTTAGAGCCGACCCTTCAAAAATCCGCGATTGTTACCACGCTAAAGATCTCATCTTGTGAAGTGAATTTAGATCCCAAGAGAACTCAGCAAGTTCTATTTAACGTGATTGATAACGCTATTAAGCATAGTGAATGTACAAATCTCTATATCGAGTTAACGGAGCATGGGGACTGTGGGCTGGTTCGTATCATAGATAACGGGAGAGGGATATCACAACAATTGCAAAGTATATTATTTCTACCCTCGGCAGAGAAACAGGATCGTATTATTTCAAACGAATCACATGGGTTAGGATTACCTCTATGTAAACAGTTTATGGAACTTCAAGGAGGGAGTATCGTCATTACTAGCTCGGAGAAGAAGGGGACAGAGATTCAGCTGAGATTCCTCTTAACATAACAAATGTAAGCGCTGTTACAAAACTGATACAAATTTAAAATTTTTCTGATATATGAGGAGGTTAAAGTAAGTGCCAGAGGATAAGAAAGGGCTTTCATGGTTTCGCCTCATCTTGTTACAAGTCATCATAGGCAGTCTGCTAATCGGCATGTGCGCTTACACTTTTCGAATACCTCTTGATGAAGTACATGTTGTACCTCGACAGGAGGATCAACTTGACCGGATTGCTGGCGTTCCGATGCGCGTGGATATTACGTATCCAGGCCTAGGGACGATATCCATTGAGGATCCGAAGGAATTGCTGAAATTGAGATCTACTTTTTCCGGGTTGTTATCATCAGGAATGCAGCGTCCACAACAGTTAGTTCCGAGACTTCTGTTGACGGGAACGATGGCCTATCTGGATCAAGAAGATATTCCTTTTCAAGTGGAAACGAATGCGTTTCACTTCGGTGCAGAGTCAGTTAATTCGCTTAATGTAAGTGCAACTATCCGCAAGCTGCAAAGTACACTCATCGATAAGATGTTAACAACGTCGAGTATTGGATCTGCTGTGGAAAACAAGATTAATGATGTGTTCACACTACAGCAGGGAGTACTTACAGCTCTCACTCAGGTTGAGAGGAAGGCGTTGATATCGCAGATTCGTGCAGCAGAGCGTATTATCGATTTCAGCCATTTTGATGACTTACAACGTACACCCGATGCTCACTTTGTCATTCAGCTCACGAATGATTATCGAGTGAAAAAGCACTGGATCCATGTGGATCGTTATAACGGCGCTTACTTCGTGGTCTATGACCTTCTGGATGAGACCAATCAAAGAGTCTATTTCAAACTAAATAATGCCTCATACTGATCTTGAAGGGATGGTTTAGTCTATGGCGAGAAAGAAAAAAAACAGTAAGTCAGTCATTTTATTGTCAGTCATAGTAGTTGTGTTGGTAGCGGGGTTCTTCATGTATAAATCAGGAGTATTTGGCGGTAAAGAAATGAAAAAAATCACCGTATATTCCATTTTTCAAGAGGAAGAGGCTCGTAAAATTCTGGATAAATTCAAAGCTGAAACTGGAATTGACTATGACATCCTACGTTTACCAAGTGGAGAAGCGGTATCCCGTGTACAGAATGAAATGTCGAATCCACAAGCCGACTTTCTGATGGGAGGGCCAGCGGATTCGCACCAAGTACTGAAAGAGGCAGGTTCATTGGAAGCTTATGATTCTCCGAATGCTTCTGACATCGCTGACAATATGAAAGACAAAGATGGCTTCTGGACAGGGTTTTATCTAAATCCAATCGCTATAGGTATTAATGAAGAACGTTGGAAAGAGAAATATGGTAGTGATCCATACCCTGAAACTTTTAAGGATTTGCTTGATCCTAAATTCAAAGGTGAAATTGGTATGTCCGATCCAGCAACATCGGGTACAGCATATACAGCAGTAGCTTCTTTAGCCCAAGTATGGGGTGATGATGAGATGTTGAACTATATCAAACAGTTGCTGCCTAACCTTAAGGAAAGACCTAAGTCTGGCATTGAGCCCATTCAGAAAGCTGCTAAAGGGGAGTATACAATTGGCGTGACTTTCCTAGGCGATCAATTGAAGATTAAATACCAAGGCAACCCAATTGTTAGTGTTGTTCCAGAAGCAGCAGGTTATGAAGTTGGAGCCTTATCCATTGTTAAGGGTGGGCCTAATACAGAGGCTGCGAAGAAGCTTATGGACTATATGCTTACCAATGAACCGGGTGAGTTGTATACGCAATCTGCATACGCAGTATCCGTTAAAGCATCAGTACCGATTCCTAAAGGTGGCATTGATATTAAAACAACGAAATACAACGATGCTTATGATTTGTTAAAAGCAGCATCGCAGCGTAAAGAGTTGCAAAATGCATTAAAAGATTTGAAATAAAAGAGCCAATAGGGGTATTGCAGGGCTGTACCATATATGATGACTGTAATGCCCCTCAAATTGGATGGCAGAAAGGTGGGAGTCGCCCCCTATGAAAGAAAAAAAAGGCATTGGGGAGTCGATCAACAGGCTCTTTAAAGATCCGTCGTCACTCGTACTTGTACTGACTAGCTTTGCATTTCTCATTCTATTTGTTATTTATCCGCTGGTAATCGTTGTGTTTACATCTGGATTTGATAATTGGGCAACGTTTTTTAGTAAACCCCGTTATGGAAAAGCGCTATTAAATACGGTAGTTAGCTCATCATTATCCGCTTTTACAGCAACAGTGTTTGGATTTATATACGCGTATGCAATTCACTACAGTAACATCAGAGGAAAGAAGTTCTTTCGATTTATAGCCTTTATTCCATTATTAGCTCCTTCGGTTATGAGTGGTTTAGCATTCCTATTGCTTTTTGGACGTGGGGGAATGATCTCACAATGGTTAAATACCAACTTTAATTTTGAGCTTGATTTGTATGGATTACCGGGGTTGTGGATTGTTCAAACGATATCCTATTTTCCACTTGCCTACATGACTATAACGGGTGTGCTCCGCGCTATATCACCGAATCTGGAGATAGCAGCACAGAATCTTGGAGCTAGAGGATTCAAATTATTCAGGACGATTACGCTGAAACTTGCACTTCCAGGTGTTATTAACGCATTCTTGCTGGTAGCGATTAACTGCTTCGCTGACTTCGGAAATCCAAAGCTAATTGGTGGTAACTATTCACTTTTAGCAGTTGAAATTTACGGAGAAATCATTAATAACGAGGCAGGACTAGCTTCGGTCATGGGGATTATCTTAGTAATTCCTGCACTGATTGTATTCTGGGTTCAGAATAAGATTTTATCTAAAGGCTCCTACTCAACGATAACTGGTAAGCCGGTATCTGGTTTGAAACGGATCACTACGTCTAAGAAGACAGATGCATTACTTTTCTCTTTTAACAGTTTAATCTCATTGTTCATTATTTCGATGTTTGCGATCACCATTCTTTTCGCCTTTACGAAAAACTTTGGTCGAGATAATACATTCACACTGGATCATATAATGAAAGTTGTCTTTAGTTCATCTAGTCCAGCCGTTTTGAACAGCTTAGTGTTATCGCTAATTAGTGCGTTGCTGGCGGTGGCTCTTGCATTAGTGCTCGCCTATATAGTAGTTCGCAAACCTTTTCCAGGAAAAAAATTACTAGATTTCAGCGCGGTTCTTCCAATTGCGCTTCCAGGAACATTCGTTGGTCTTGCACTGATTGTTGCGTTTAGTAAAGGTCCGATTGTTTTGCAGGGATCTGCAGCATTGATTGTCATTGCGATGTTACTTAAACAGATGCCTGTAGGTTATCGGGGCTTGACTGCGTCTTTTAAACAAGTGGATAAATCGATCGAAGAAGCAGCCACCAATCTGGGTGCGAGTAGCCGTAAGACGCTAACAACGATTGTATTTCCAATGTTGCAAAAAACCGTCGTAGCGAACTTTGTCTATGCGTTTATGAAAAATATGAATACTTTGAGTACGATAATCTTCCTAATTACCCCTAAATGGGTTGTTGCAGCAGTATCGATCTTTAACTATGCCGAAACGGGAACCTATTATTGGGCAGCCGCTGTGGCAGTGGGTTTGATGGGTGCAACGCTTGGAACACTGGGAGTGATCAAGTTGATCTTCCGTTCCAAAGTGAAAATATTTGATTTCTAATGATTTTGAAGGGAGTGGGTACGATGGAATCCAACATACTACTAGATTTGAAAAATGTGAATAAAGTGTTCGGCAATAACCATGTCTTGAAAAATATCAACTTAAAGATTGAACGAGGGAAGTTCATCACCTTCCTTGGTCCGAGTGGTTGTGGGAAGACGACTTTATTACGTTCCATCGCGGGTTTCTATACCATCGATGATGGTGAGGTGTGGATTGACGGGAATTTGGTTAATGAATTACCTCCATATAAAAGGGGCACTCCAATGGTGTTCCAGGAATATGCCTTGTTCCCGCATATGACGGTATTTGATAATATTGCTTATGGACTAGATATTAAGAAAAGACCTGAAGCAGAAGTACAGGAACGGGTAATGGCTGTTATGGCTCAGGTCAAATTATCCGGACTTGAAGAGCGATATCCCCATGAAATGTCTGGTGGACAACAGCAACGTGTAGCTATGGCTCGTGCCTTAGTGATGAATTCGCCGATTATTCTCCTGGATGAGCCACTAAGTAATCTAGATGCTAAATTACGTGAAGAGGTACGCGTTGAGCTGCGAACAATTCAACAGGAACTTGGACTAACCGTAATATATGTAACGCATGATCAATTGGAAGCTTTGTCGATGTCAGATCAGATCGTTGTTTTTAATAAAGGAGCTATTGATCAGTACGGTACGCCGCATGAAATATATTATAAACCTCGTACACAATATGTAGCTGATTTTATTGGTTCTACCAATTTTATTGAGGCAGTAGTCATGCAAAGTAAAGAGGGTACGGCAACAGTTAGCTACGGCTTTGGAGGGGATAATGTTACTATTACTACAGATGAAAAGCTGACAGAGGGTGAGGAAGTTCTTCTGAGTGTTCGCCCCGAATCATTGCGACTAAATCATCCGGACATTAGCGGATTTAACATCATGGGAGTAGTCCAATCCTCGATGTTTCTAGGAGAAAAGGAAAGATATTTCCTTGCAGATCAATGGGGCAAAGAATGGATTGTCGATGCTTATGATATTGGTCAAAAGACTTTCGATGGTCAAGTTCGGATGAGTGCGGCAATAGACAAAATTCATATTATTAAAAAGGTTAGTCCGTAAACTGAAGTAGATGTTCCAAAAAAGGAAAACAGTCGTTTTCCTTTTTTGGCGTATCGTTTTTTTATAGAACGGCGGCTATAGGCTAGTTTAGCGGGAGGAGACGTTCTAATTGAGAACAAAGGTAATTATCCTGTCATTGGTTGCGGTAACAATACTTCTTCTAATATATTTCTATCCTGGCCAGAAAAGCAATCAGCCTCTCAAAGTATATGTAATTTTTCAAGAGGATGAAGCGCGTATTCTGTTGGAGAAATATAAGAAGAAGACGGGACAGTCTTATGAGCTTATTCGCATGTCTGGCGGTGAGGCAAGCTACCATTTGATGTCGATCAATAAGACAGGCATTGATGTTGTTCTCGGTGGGCCTGCTGATCTTCATGAGCAGCTCAAGAACAAAGGGAAATTAATTCGCTATTCATCACATGTTGCTGATGAGATCCCCGACATCTATAAAGATAAAATGGGCTATTGGACAGGTATATACATGGGTGCATTGGCTATTGGTGTAAATGAGCAGGTCTGGAATCAAGATCCTCAGCTTGTAGCTTTACCTCTTCCGGAACGCTACGAAGACTTATTACGTCCCGAGCTCAAGGGGAAAATTGAAATTCCGGACCCAGAAACCTCAGGTACAGGATACACATTGCTAGCCTCTCTTGCACAAGAACGTGGGGAGGAGCAAGCTCTAGCATTGGTGAGTGCTCTTAAGAAGCAGAGTTCATCAACTACATTCTCAGGAATTAGTTCTGCCCAGCGGCTTGCAGTAGGTGAAGTTGCTGCTGTTATCAGCTTTATGGGCGACCAGCTTCGATTTAAGAATTCGGGATATGCTATACAATCTTCTATTCCTCCACAAGCTGGATGGGAGATAGGTGCAGTGTCGATCTTGAAAGGTGGGAACAACGTGACTGCTGCTAAGCAGCTGGTAGATTTTGTACTGTCAACAGATGCTCAGACAGATTATATGAATTCCGCATTTTCCTTACCTGTGATGCCGAATATTAAGATCCATCCGCTTTTGTCTTCTGTTAAGCTGGAAAAATTAATGATTACGTATCGATTCGATATCGCTGCTGCGAACCGAGAGGAATTACTCGCTAAATGGCATGAGGCCAATAAACGCTAAGGGATTGTTCACTCATTATTCAACGGCCATCGAGAACTTTATGGTTAAGTTCTCAATGGCCGTTATTTATTACTCGAGAAAACCAACTTTCATCATATGAAAAATTCACAATAGAAAATCACAAAATAAACAACTCTATCTAGTTACTTTCAATAAATTCATCATCTATCCCTATTAAATTTCTATACAAATCGGAAAAAGTGAACCCACTACCACATTTCAGGTTGTGAAAGTTGGAAAATAGTGCTTATACTAGAGTTATAGAAGGTAAGATTAACCAAAAAAAACACAACATGAGGAGGGTTTATATGGCGTTTATGATTGCTCAACGGGCTTTTATCAAGGTGTATCTTATAACAATGGTAGAACAACATCGCGGGTATGGATACCAAATGCTTGAGGATTTACGTCGAGATTTCAAGGCACATGGATATTCCCCTCCACAGAGCGAAATTTATCGCGCGCTGCATGAGCTGGTACAGCAAGGAATTTTATATCGTACTAAACAGCTAAAAGGGAATGACCCGAAGGTGGATTTTCAAGAAATCGTCTTATACCATTTCACAACTGATGGAGAAGAGAAAGCGAAGCTATATAAGAAGCAGGTGAAGACGGATCTTGATCGCTGCTTAGGTATTTTGAACAAGGCGGTTGCGGATAACTTCTAGAACTGGAACTATAGTTATATTTTCAGGATGCTCTCACCCTGTTATAATGGTTACTGCCGGATAATTGCAGTATATACTTGGAGGTAACAAATGATGGATGAACATATGAAACGTCGATTGGACAAACAACGTAAGCTATTCAGCCAACTTGGCATCACTCTAGATGCTCTAACCATACATGAAAAAGAATTCAGTATGAAGCTTCGTGGTTACGATGCGGAGGAAGTGGATACATTTTTAGATAGCGTAATCAAGGATTATGAGCGTTTTTATGCGACAATTGCTGATCTGATGGATAAATGGCAAGAACAGCAGCTGGAGATGCGAGAATTAAAATCAGAAACCAAAGCCACAGAGGTTATTCAGGTCCCAGTACTTAGAGGCATCGACCCAAAGGAATTAGAAGAGGTCATTTTAAAACTAGAGACCAATGTCCGTCAGCTTAAAGAAAAGCTTCCCCAAATTGAAAGCTATTTATAACTCGTGGATTTTTGAGTTTCAGGAGCTGCGCTTGACATTTATAAATTTACCATTGACGAGTTAGCAGTTCATGATTTATGATATGTTCATAAATGATCATTTATATTTTAGTGGCGTGTTACCGTTAAGGGCATGAGCCAAGGATTGTCTTCATCTCGATGAGACATTTCTTGGCTTTTTTTGTTCCTAATTGACGATAATATGGGAAAGGAGTGATGAGCTTGTCGCGGGAGATCGAGCAATTTCAAGTACAGCGTGTGATTGGGAACAACGTTGTAATGGTTCAGGGAAGCAAGAACGGCAAGGAATATGTCATTATCGGTAAAGGCATTGGTTTTGCTGTGAAAGGTTCAGGTGTGATTGAAGGAAACGATCCTCGTATTGAGAAATTGTTTCGTCTAGAAGACCGCGAATCCTGGAGTCAGTATCAAATATTGCTGGAAGACATAGATCCCAAAGTGATGAGAATAACTGATGAAATAATTGCTGATATCCAAAGTCAATTTCCTGACAAATTAAACGACAAGATTTATTTGGCACTCCCGAGCCACATTCAGTTCACCATTTACCGTCTGCGCAACGGGATGGATATTATTAATCCTTTTTTACAAGAAACTAAGATGTCTTTTCCGAAGGAATTTGATATCGCTTACAAGGCATCAGAGAAGATCAATGCTGAATTTCAGGTGCAAATTCCCGAAGACGAGGTTGGATTTCTAACTTATCATGTGTACTCCGCAGTTAACAATGTATCGGTGGGTCAGTTAGTAAAAGCATCTAATATCGTGAGTGAACTTCTAGACATGATTCAGCAAGAACGGAATATAACTTTTGAGCATGGCAGTATGAATCATATTCGATTAATGATCCACTTGCGGTTTTCGCTGGAACGTATTTTGAAAGGATCACTAATAGATAATCCTTTTGTGAAACATATTAAGAAGGAATACAAAGAGGAATACAAGTTATCTCAAAAGCTCGGTAAAGTGATGCAAAAATCTCTTGGTGTAGATATCCCGGAAGAAGAGCTGTGTTTCCTAGCGATGCACTTACACCGATTATTTCAGACTTTAGTGAAACAAAACTAACAACTTTAGAGGAGTGGAGCATATGTTTTCCAAATGGAAATCAAAAAAAGAAGAGAAACATACTGGACATACAATCGAAATCATGGCACCAATCAGTGGAGAAGCAGTTTCATTAACAGAGGTTCCGGATGAAACCTTTGCTGGTGGTCATATGGGTAGCGGAGTTGCAATCAGACCTTCTGAGGGGATCCTAAAGGCTCCTTTTGATGGCACGGTTGCTCATATCGTGAAATCGAGTCATGCAGTTATTCTGGAACATTCCTCCGGTGTGCAATTGCTGTTACATATCGGAATCGATACTGTCAGTCTTAAGGGCAACGGATTTGTTAGTCATATTGCCTCTGGAGATCAAGTGAAGGCAGGTCAAACCTTAATCGAATTTGATCTGGACGTTATTCGCGCAGCAGGCTGTGACACAATTTCACCTGTAATCGTGACTAGTACGGAGGAAACACCACCTCAAGTGAACGGACATTATGGTCAGGTTACAGCAGGACAGGATCTGATTCTTACAGTGGCTTCAAAGTAATAAGCTGATACAGCATTACTACTATTGAATCGAAAGGATGATATTTTATGTTGGGTTTTCTACAGAAATTAGGTAAGTCGCTTATGCTTCCGGTAGCAACTTTGCCTGCGGCAGCTATTCTTCAAGGATTAGGTCTGATTAACTACGAAAAAGATATACCTCTGGGGGCAACGATAGGTGGATTCCTGAACCATTATTTTGTTCCATTTCTAAATGCCGGTTCGGGTGCTATCTTCGGAAATCTTGCTCTAATCTTCGCAGTAGGGGTTGCCATTGGATTTGCCAAGGACGCCGTAGCAGCCTTGTCAGCAGTAATTGCATACTTAGTACTAGACAAGATTCTGATTGCCGTACCCCTTCAGTTCTCTTTTATTGATGATGCTGTAAAGTTGAATATGGGTGTGCTTGGGGGTATATTTGCCGGTGCCTGGGCAGCATTTCTATATAAGAAATATCACAATATAAAGATGCCAGATTGGCTTGGGTTCTTCGCGGGTAAACGTTTTGTTCCAATCATTACCGCAGCTTCCACGATGGTCCTTGCAGTATTAATTGGGATGGTCTGGAGCCCTGTACAAGATGTAATTAGTGATTTCGGAAACTGGGTAGTGTCACTTGGCGCAGTTGGAGCGTTCATTTTCGGTACAGCTAACCGTTTGTTGATTCCGACAGGTCTTCACCACGTACTTAATTCGATTGCTTGGTTCCAAATTGGTGATTTTACGAATGCAGCGGGTGAATTGGTTAACGGTGACTTAAATCGCTTCTTCGCTGGAGACAAAACAGCTGGGATGTTTATGACTGGATTCTTCCCAATCATGATGTTTGCGCTTCCAGGTGCAGCGCTTGCATTTATTCATACAGCTAAACCAGAAAAACGTAAAATGGTAGCTTCCATCTTCATCGGTTCTGCTATTGCTTCCTTCTTAACAGGAATCACAGAACCACTTGAGTTCTCCTTTATGTTCTTGGCACCAGCCTTGTACGCAGTTCATGCTTTACTTACAGGATTCTCGATGGCGTTAATGTACATTCTGGATGTTAAGCTTGGTTTTGGTTTCTCCGCTGGTTTGATCGATTATCTGATAAACATGAAGCTATCCACCAATGCATGGATTCTTATCCCTGTAGGTCTGTGTTTCTTCGTTCTGTACTATGTGTTGTTCCGCTTTATCATCACGAAGTTCAAGCTTAAGACCCCTGGTCGCGAAGATGATGATGATGCGCTTGTAGCACCAACTGGAGGTAACGGAACAGGTTCAGCTGTTTCTTCCAAGGCTGCTCAAATTCTTGAGCACATCGGCGGACCTTCAAACATCGAAAATATCGATGCTTGTATTACACGCCTACGTCTGATCGTTAAAGACGAAAAAGCCGTTAAAGATTCCGCACTGAAACAACTCGGTGCTTCCGGTGTAATGAGACTTGGTCAAGGTGCTGTACAAATCGTATTTGGTCCGAAATCGGAGCAATACAAAGAGGAAATCGAGAAGTTACTATAACTTAACGTACTCCGTTTAAATTTATTAGCAAGGGCTAGTCCGCATACTAGCCCTTGTTTTTTTTGTATACTTACAGGTATAAAGTGTTGCAATATACACAATACCTAGTATAATACTTGGTATAACCATACAAAGGAGTCGGTACATATGTCAGTCGACGATTATCTGGACCTTTTAAATTATGCCAAAGCAATTAACGATGGACAGTGGCAGGCTGACATCATAGAGAGCTTAAAGAATCTTAACACAGTATCGGAAGAACCTCAGGTTCAAGAAGAAAGTGTGATAGAATTATGGTCACGGTTTGATTCCGTTAACATATTGATCATGAAGTTGTTTGAGAAGCTGCGTAAGAATGAAGAATCAGATGAAGTGTTACATTGGAAAGAACAGCTGCTGGAGCTTAAGCTGGAGCGGAGTATTTTGTCCAAGAAGATTCTTAACCGATATATTCGAATTCGATAATTGGGATCAAAATAGATAGGTAAGACCAATAATGAAGACAGTTACCTTATTAATTAGGGGCTGTCTTTTTGTATGTTTTATAATGGATTATGATAATTATGAAGAATTCTGATACAAAAATGTACTGACAGTCGTCTTACTTATAGCTGCAGCTGATAAGGAGGATTTAAACGATGGAAATTCCGGAATCTGAAATTTTTAAAACAATATTTTATGAACATTACCCTGTTGTCCGCCGTAAGCTTGCCGCTTTGGTACGTGATGAATCGGCGGCTGATGATTTAGCTCAAGAAGTTTTTCTGAGATTGTACCGTAATCCACCAGATGATCCAGCAGCGCTGGGTGCCTGGCTTCATAGAGTCCTAACTCGTATTGGATATGATTATTTGGACAAAAAAGCAGGGGAACGGCGACTGCAGAATAAACAAGAGCAGCTTTATGATGCTAGTGAATCTCCCCCTTCAGGTGAAGAAGTCATTATTAGTAAGCTAGATCAGGAAGATGTACACATCTGGCTGAATGAATTGCCTGAAAGAGACAGACAAGCGCTTCTTCTTCGCTACTCGGGGTACAGTTATGTGGAAATCGCAGGAGAGCTTGGAGTAAGACCTCCAGTAGTAGGGACCCTGCTTCACCGAGCGACAGAAAAACTAAGACAAAATGCAACGAAGGCGATACCCCAGACGAAGTAGACTTCTTTTGAGGAGAAGTTACGAAGTAATCTTTAAAATCAGGAGGTATAATAATGAATAACTATTCAGGAAAGCAAGATAAAGATAAGCAAAGTACAGACGAAGCCTGGGCCAAGCTACAGTGTAAGTTAGAGAATGAACCTTATAATCCTCAATGGGCAAAATGGAGTCAAAATACGGAAGCTCAAACTGAGGATTCTGTTAACTTAAGTCAGGTAGAAAATCTAGAGAACCTTGAATCAGAGTCAACTCCAACGGTAGTACAGGACATACTTATAACTACCCATGATAAGAAAGTACAACGTCCGCGTCGACTGCGTATGAACCGTCGTCGGAAGCTAGGAGTTGTAGCTGCGAGTGTAGCTGTTTTTGCAGTCATTCTCGCGACCCCAATAGGAAACACAGCAATGGCATCCATTCTGAATCAGTTCAGGATGGAACAGGTTACGGTTGTTCATGAGAGTGATCTGCGTAATATTTTCACACAGGTGGCTGAAGACGGTGAACTTAATCGATCAATTAATCAATTCGGTGAGTTTACAAACGCTAGCGGGGCTTACATTGGTGAGTTGCCTGCGGATCAACTGAAGGCTACCCTAGGCTATCCAGCGAAAACCGCTGCTTTAGTGGAAGGGCATAATTCAGTTACGGTGGGTGCTTCACAAGATATCACGCTTAATCTGAAAGTGGACGAAGTGAACAAAGCCCTGAAGAAAATTGGAGCAGAACATCTGCTGCCCGAATCGATTGACGGTAAACCAATTACACTTCATATCCCGGAATTTGTGAATTACAATCTCTCATCTGACGAAACACACTGGGCAAGTCTGTCGCAGATGAATGCACCTGTACTTAACGTTGATCCTTCTATTAAAGTGGAAGAGGCTTTGGAAGCTGTAATGAATTTCCCACTGCTCCCAGATTACTTGAAGACTAGCTTAATGCAAAGCAGGGTCTTATCCGGAGAAATCCCAATGCCGTTAATCGCTGGTGAAAATACGGAGCAAATAACTGTGGGTGACACTTTAGTTATAGTTGACAATTATGAATACAGCCGCGGTCCTGTATATCAAGCCACATGGATTCAGGATGGACAGCTATTCAATTTGTCAGGTGAGCTCTATTCGAGTAAAGAGAAGCTTATCACCAAGGTTCAGGAGCTGATTGAATCATGAGTACTGCAGCAATTGAAGCCAAGTCCCTAACTAAAGAATATGATAACGGACGCGGTTGTCGAAATGTAAGTATTACTGTAGGGAAAGGGGAAGCCTTTGGCTTCCTCGGCCCTAACGGTGCAGGTAAAAGCACCTTTGTAAAAATGCTTGTAGGTCTTATTCATCCATCAAGTGGCAGTGGAACTCTGTTCGGGCATAAGATTGGTTCGCTAGAAGCTAAATCACTAATCGGTTATTTACCCGAATTGTATCGTTATCAGGAATGGCTAACGGGTGAGGAGGTAGTGAGGCTGCATGCAAGACTATGCGGAATGCAGCGGTCTGTGGCAGATAAGAGAATTCCACAACTTCTTGATGAGGTTGGAATTGGTAAGCGCGGACGTGACCGAGTGAAGCATTACTCTAAGGGAATGCAGCAAAGACTGGGTTTAGCTTGTGCACTTGTTAATGAGCCGGCTATCGTATTTTTGGATGAGCCCTCATCGGCACTAGATCCAATCGGACGTCAGGAAGTCAGGCGTATATTACAGAATCTAAAAGAAAAAGGGGTTACGATATTTCTAAACTCTCATCTGTTAGAGGATGTTGAAGTACTTTGCGACCGAATGGCGCTACTTAATAACGGAGT
This genomic stretch from Paenibacillus sp. FSL H7-0737 harbors:
- the nagE gene encoding N-acetylglucosamine-specific PTS transporter subunit IIBC, encoding MLGFLQKLGKSLMLPVATLPAAAILQGLGLINYEKDIPLGATIGGFLNHYFVPFLNAGSGAIFGNLALIFAVGVAIGFAKDAVAALSAVIAYLVLDKILIAVPLQFSFIDDAVKLNMGVLGGIFAGAWAAFLYKKYHNIKMPDWLGFFAGKRFVPIITAASTMVLAVLIGMVWSPVQDVISDFGNWVVSLGAVGAFIFGTANRLLIPTGLHHVLNSIAWFQIGDFTNAAGELVNGDLNRFFAGDKTAGMFMTGFFPIMMFALPGAALAFIHTAKPEKRKMVASIFIGSAIASFLTGITEPLEFSFMFLAPALYAVHALLTGFSMALMYILDVKLGFGFSAGLIDYLINMKLSTNAWILIPVGLCFFVLYYVLFRFIITKFKLKTPGREDDDDALVAPTGGNGTGSAVSSKAAQILEHIGGPSNIENIDACITRLRLIVKDEKAVKDSALKQLGASGVMRLGQGAVQIVFGPKSEQYKEEIEKLL
- a CDS encoding sigma-70 family RNA polymerase sigma factor; its protein translation is MEIPESEIFKTIFYEHYPVVRRKLAALVRDESAADDLAQEVFLRLYRNPPDDPAALGAWLHRVLTRIGYDYLDKKAGERRLQNKQEQLYDASESPPSGEEVIISKLDQEDVHIWLNELPERDRQALLLRYSGYSYVEIAGELGVRPPVVGTLLHRATEKLRQNATKAIPQTK
- a CDS encoding ABC transporter ATP-binding protein, encoding MSTAAIEAKSLTKEYDNGRGCRNVSITVGKGEAFGFLGPNGAGKSTFVKMLVGLIHPSSGSGTLFGHKIGSLEAKSLIGYLPELYRYQEWLTGEEVVRLHARLCGMQRSVADKRIPQLLDEVGIGKRGRDRVKHYSKGMQQRLGLACALVNEPAIVFLDEPSSALDPIGRQEVRRILQNLKEKGVTIFLNSHLLEDVEVLCDRMALLNNGVILRHGKVSEVLNKRMSWRFKVGGFAPILLSWLKDQTGLQIRVSSHTEESIDSSRVWLEAELESEEQVGWLNTLIIEQGMTLYEVSHQQERLEEWFMNAVSGLSHRGEHE
- a CDS encoding PTS sugar transporter subunit IIA, which gives rise to MFSKWKSKKEEKHTGHTIEIMAPISGEAVSLTEVPDETFAGGHMGSGVAIRPSEGILKAPFDGTVAHIVKSSHAVILEHSSGVQLLLHIGIDTVSLKGNGFVSHIASGDQVKAGQTLIEFDLDVIRAAGCDTISPVIVTSTEETPPQVNGHYGQVTAGQDLILTVASK
- a CDS encoding PRD domain-containing protein, translated to MSLSREIEQFQVQRVIGNNVVMVQGSKNGKEYVIIGKGIGFAVKGSGVIEGNDPRIEKLFRLEDRESWSQYQILLEDIDPKVMRITDEIIADIQSQFPDKLNDKIYLALPSHIQFTIYRLRNGMDIINPFLQETKMSFPKEFDIAYKASEKINAEFQVQIPEDEVGFLTYHVYSAVNNVSVGQLVKASNIVSELLDMIQQERNITFEHGSMNHIRLMIHLRFSLERILKGSLIDNPFVKHIKKEYKEEYKLSQKLGKVMQKSLGVDIPEEELCFLAMHLHRLFQTLVKQN
- a CDS encoding DivIVA domain-containing protein; amino-acid sequence: MDEHMKRRLDKQRKLFSQLGITLDALTIHEKEFSMKLRGYDAEEVDTFLDSVIKDYERFYATIADLMDKWQEQQLEMRELKSETKATEVIQVPVLRGIDPKELEEVILKLETNVRQLKEKLPQIESYL